A section of the Acidobacterium capsulatum ATCC 51196 genome encodes:
- the fahA gene encoding fumarylacetoacetase codes for MSELRSWIAEANDPATDFPLENLPFGVFRRHGKPHIGMAIGDSILDLHACLDLGYLDQLSRPIRDACRQPTLNALMTLGRTAAHAVREAAAILLSEHSKVRDERLLVPQATAEMLLPARIGDYTDFYASIYHATNVGRLFRPDNPLLPNYKYVPIGYHGRASSLLVSEAEVRRPHGQTKAPDAAAPTFGPSRLLDYELEMGFFVGRGNARGEAIPISEAEDHLFGLCLVNDWSARDMQAWEYQPLGPFLAKNFATTLSPWIVTLDALEPFRIPALARSEGDPVPLPYLNDPRDQAQGGFDIQLEVSILTGQMRAAQEAPAVVSRGNLKYLYWTLAQMLTHHASNGCPLEPGDLMASGTVSGPEAGSFGCLLEITQRGAHPLTLPNGEQRKFLQDGDEVIFRGWCEKPGHRRIGFGECRGRVLPG; via the coding sequence ATGAGCGAGTTACGCAGTTGGATCGCTGAAGCCAATGATCCAGCCACTGATTTCCCGCTGGAGAATCTGCCCTTTGGTGTCTTTCGTCGCCATGGTAAGCCGCACATCGGCATGGCCATTGGCGACAGCATTCTCGATCTGCATGCGTGCCTCGATCTCGGTTATCTTGATCAGCTTTCGCGGCCCATCCGCGACGCTTGCCGACAACCCACACTCAACGCACTCATGACGCTCGGCCGCACCGCTGCGCATGCGGTGCGAGAGGCTGCAGCTATCCTGCTCAGTGAGCACAGCAAAGTTCGCGATGAACGTCTTCTGGTCCCGCAAGCCACGGCAGAAATGCTGTTGCCCGCGCGCATCGGCGATTACACCGACTTCTACGCGTCCATCTATCATGCAACGAATGTAGGCCGCCTCTTCCGCCCCGACAATCCTCTGCTGCCCAATTACAAGTACGTTCCCATCGGCTACCACGGCCGAGCTTCCTCACTGCTGGTCAGCGAAGCCGAAGTTCGCCGGCCTCACGGCCAAACCAAAGCTCCCGATGCCGCCGCGCCCACCTTCGGCCCGAGCCGTCTGCTCGACTATGAGTTAGAGATGGGCTTCTTTGTCGGTCGCGGCAACGCACGCGGCGAGGCCATCCCCATTTCTGAGGCAGAAGACCACCTCTTCGGTCTCTGCCTCGTCAACGACTGGTCCGCGCGTGACATGCAAGCCTGGGAGTACCAGCCCCTCGGCCCATTTCTCGCGAAGAACTTCGCCACCACGCTCTCGCCCTGGATCGTCACCCTCGATGCGCTGGAGCCCTTTCGTATTCCGGCGCTCGCGCGCTCTGAGGGCGATCCCGTTCCGCTTCCATATCTCAACGATCCCCGGGACCAGGCGCAGGGCGGCTTTGATATTCAGTTGGAAGTCTCCATCCTCACCGGGCAGATGCGCGCCGCGCAGGAAGCGCCCGCCGTCGTCAGCCGGGGCAATCTGAAGTATTTGTACTGGACACTGGCACAAATGCTCACCCATCACGCCAGCAACGGTTGTCCGCTCGAACCGGGCGACCTGATGGCTTCTGGAACCGTGAGCGGCCCCGAAGCAGGTTCATTCGGCTGTCTGCTCGAAATCACTCAGCGCGGCGCCCACCCCCTCACTCTCCCTAACGGAGAGCAGCGCAAATTCCTTCAGGATGGCGATGAGGTCATCTTCAGAGGATGGTGCGAAAAGCCCGGCCACCGCCGCATCGGATTCGGCGAGTGCCGAGGCCGCGTCCTTCCCGGGTAA
- a CDS encoding ABC transporter ATP-binding protein yields MRMSNFSMRAERGSAGRHRTRAEEPKKKPRLRRVMPEVWALIRPRKWLMLFGLVLMAINRVAGLFLPVSTKYLVDHVLDQHHGNMLLPLVGAVFVATAIQAATSYALTQLLSKAAQRMIADLRKRVQRHVGRPPVRFYDANRTGVLVSRIMNDVEGIRNLIGTGLVQFVGGLLTALLVFGFLLYRSRNMTLIIFGVVVLFVLILQQAFKTIRPIFRERGRITAEVTGRLTESLGGVRVVKGYHAEDRETRVFGEGVDRLLANVISSLTATSVLSFAATTVMGVVGGLVMLMGGHLVLRGKMTTGDYFQYTMLLAYMIAPIFQIVSVGTQLTEAAAGLDRTLEVLDESDEFADPKRVRVLDEIEGRVTFEDVHFAYEPDKPVIKGVSFEAQPGTVTALVGSSGSGKSTIISLVCAFHNPESGRVLVDGIDLTTVQLDSYRAQLGVVLQESFLFDGSIRANILFSNPDASEQQFLSACSIARVDEFAERFPEGYETIVGERGVKLSGGQRQRLSIARAILADPRILILDEATSSLDSESEAMIQEGLSYLMQGRTTFVIAHRLSTIRRADQILVVESGEIVERGSHAELFALGGRYWDLYTRQHGLEQNLFLAPGEGDTVEAK; encoded by the coding sequence ATGCGAATGAGCAATTTTTCGATGCGGGCAGAACGTGGCAGCGCAGGCCGGCATCGGACGCGGGCCGAAGAGCCGAAGAAGAAGCCGCGTTTGCGGCGCGTGATGCCCGAGGTCTGGGCGCTGATTCGCCCGCGGAAATGGCTGATGCTGTTTGGCCTGGTGCTGATGGCGATCAACCGGGTTGCCGGACTGTTTCTGCCAGTTTCGACCAAGTACCTGGTGGATCATGTGCTGGATCAGCATCATGGCAACATGCTGCTGCCGCTGGTGGGCGCGGTGTTTGTGGCCACCGCGATTCAGGCCGCCACATCGTACGCTCTGACGCAATTGCTCTCAAAAGCCGCGCAACGCATGATCGCTGATCTGCGCAAGCGGGTGCAGCGCCACGTGGGCCGGCCGCCGGTGCGCTTTTATGATGCGAACCGAACGGGTGTGCTCGTATCTCGCATCATGAACGACGTCGAGGGCATTCGGAACCTGATCGGCACGGGGCTGGTGCAGTTTGTGGGTGGGCTGCTCACGGCTCTGCTGGTCTTTGGTTTTCTGCTGTATCGCAGCCGCAACATGACCCTGATCATTTTTGGCGTCGTGGTTCTGTTTGTGCTGATTCTGCAGCAGGCGTTCAAGACAATTCGCCCCATCTTTCGCGAGCGCGGGCGCATCACCGCGGAAGTGACAGGCCGGCTGACGGAATCGCTCGGTGGCGTGCGTGTGGTGAAGGGCTATCACGCCGAGGACCGCGAGACGCGCGTCTTTGGTGAAGGCGTGGACCGGCTGCTTGCCAATGTGATCAGTTCCCTCACCGCGACCAGCGTACTGTCGTTTGCCGCGACCACAGTGATGGGAGTGGTTGGCGGGCTGGTGATGCTGATGGGCGGGCACCTGGTGCTGCGCGGCAAAATGACCACCGGCGATTACTTCCAGTACACGATGCTGCTGGCGTATATGATTGCTCCGATCTTCCAGATTGTTTCTGTGGGCACTCAATTGACCGAGGCCGCAGCAGGATTGGACCGGACGCTTGAGGTGCTGGACGAGTCGGATGAGTTTGCTGATCCGAAGCGCGTGCGCGTGTTGGATGAGATCGAAGGCAGAGTCACTTTTGAAGATGTGCATTTTGCCTACGAGCCAGACAAGCCGGTCATCAAGGGCGTCAGTTTTGAAGCGCAGCCGGGAACCGTGACGGCCCTGGTGGGTTCGTCGGGGTCGGGGAAATCGACGATCATCAGTCTGGTGTGCGCGTTTCATAATCCCGAGAGCGGCCGCGTACTGGTGGATGGCATTGACCTGACCACCGTGCAACTGGACAGCTACCGGGCACAACTGGGCGTGGTGCTGCAGGAGTCTTTTCTCTTTGACGGCTCGATTCGCGCCAACATTCTCTTCTCGAATCCGGACGCGTCCGAACAACAGTTCCTTAGCGCCTGCAGCATTGCGCGCGTGGATGAATTTGCCGAGCGCTTCCCTGAAGGCTACGAGACGATTGTGGGCGAGCGCGGGGTGAAGCTCTCGGGCGGGCAGCGGCAGCGGCTCTCGATTGCGCGCGCGATTCTGGCTGACCCTCGCATTCTGATTCTGGACGAGGCAACGTCGTCGCTGGACTCGGAGTCAGAAGCGATGATTCAGGAAGGTCTGAGCTACCTGATGCAGGGGCGCACAACGTTTGTGATTGCGCACCGGCTTTCGACGATTCGCCGTGCAGACCAGATTCTGGTGGTGGAGAGTGGCGAGATTGTCGAGCGCGGCAGTCATGCGGAGCTCTTCGCTCTGGGCGGCCGCTACTGGGATCTCTACACGCGCCAGCATGGGCTGGAGCAGAATCTGTTTCTTGCTCCGGGCGAGGGCGATACTGTCGAGGCGAAGTAA
- the hmgA gene encoding homogentisate 1,2-dioxygenase — MAEQALPYQSGFGNEFATEAVSGALPAGQNAPQKTAFGLYTEQLSGTPFTAPRVTNRRTWTYRVRPSVTHKPFEEIPSGLIRTGPFHEVPTSPNQLRWNPLPIPEEKTDFVDGLVTIGGGGDPAMQTGVAIHIYAANASMQGRFFYSADGELLMVPQLGALRLHTELGILEVAPGEIAVIPRGIKFRVELKDKAARGYVCENYGLSFRLPDLGPIGANGLANPRDFLAPVAAFEDVDGDFRIIGKFLGRLWSAPIDHSPLDVVAWHGNYAPYKYDLKLFNCINSVSFDHPDPSIYTVLTAPSAVHGTANCDFVIFPPRWMVAEHTFRPPWFHRNMMNEFMGLIFGQYDAKAEGFVPGGASLHNCMSGHGPDAETWERATSADLKPHYLADTLAFMFETQLVVRPTQFALETRILQHEYYECWQGLKNNFRNAIKGK, encoded by the coding sequence ATGGCAGAACAGGCACTTCCATATCAATCCGGCTTTGGCAATGAGTTCGCAACCGAGGCTGTCTCCGGAGCATTGCCCGCCGGGCAGAATGCCCCACAAAAAACCGCCTTCGGCCTCTACACCGAACAGTTGAGCGGCACGCCGTTTACCGCGCCGCGCGTCACCAACCGGCGCACGTGGACCTACCGCGTTCGCCCGTCCGTCACCCACAAGCCCTTTGAAGAGATTCCCTCCGGCCTCATCCGCACCGGCCCGTTCCATGAGGTGCCCACCTCGCCCAATCAGTTGCGCTGGAACCCGCTGCCGATCCCCGAAGAGAAGACCGACTTCGTAGACGGGCTCGTCACCATTGGCGGCGGCGGCGACCCGGCCATGCAGACCGGGGTCGCCATTCACATCTATGCAGCCAACGCAAGCATGCAGGGCCGCTTCTTTTACTCCGCGGATGGCGAGCTGCTCATGGTGCCTCAACTTGGCGCGCTTCGCCTGCACACCGAGCTTGGCATCCTTGAGGTCGCTCCCGGAGAGATCGCCGTCATTCCGCGCGGCATCAAATTCCGCGTCGAGCTCAAAGACAAAGCCGCGCGCGGTTACGTCTGCGAGAACTACGGACTCAGCTTCCGCCTGCCGGATCTCGGCCCCATCGGCGCCAATGGCCTTGCCAACCCACGCGATTTTCTCGCGCCTGTTGCGGCCTTTGAAGATGTCGATGGCGACTTTCGCATCATCGGCAAATTTCTCGGCCGCCTCTGGTCGGCCCCCATCGATCACTCTCCGCTCGATGTGGTGGCCTGGCACGGCAACTATGCGCCCTACAAGTACGACCTCAAGCTCTTCAACTGCATCAATTCGGTCAGCTTCGACCATCCTGACCCATCCATTTACACCGTGCTCACCGCGCCTTCCGCCGTGCATGGCACTGCCAACTGCGACTTCGTCATCTTTCCGCCGCGCTGGATGGTCGCCGAGCACACATTCCGCCCGCCGTGGTTCCATCGCAATATGATGAACGAATTCATGGGCCTCATCTTCGGCCAGTACGACGCCAAGGCCGAGGGCTTTGTCCCCGGCGGAGCCAGCCTGCACAATTGCATGAGCGGCCATGGTCCCGATGCCGAAACCTGGGAGCGCGCCACCAGCGCAGACCTCAAGCCGCATTACCTGGCAGACACGCTGGCCTTCATGTTTGAGACCCAGCTCGTCGTGCGGCCCACGCAGTTCGCGCTCGAAACGCGCATCCTGCAGCACGAGTACTACGAGTGCTGGCAGGGATTGAAAAATAACTTCCGCAACGCCATAAAAGGGAAGTAG
- a CDS encoding homoserine dehydrogenase → MKVALLGFGTVGASVARILNERASADLTLTHVFNRNVSRKRVDWLPGVTWTEDPEQIFASEADIIMELVGGLDPAGAWVRRALSSGKSVVTANKKLIAAQGIELEALARQHGVHLLYGAAVAGGIPVIPGLLSGLAGDRVVRLEGILNGTSNFILSRMEGGAEYADELAEAQRRGYAEADPTEDVDGFDARAKLVILSRLALGVNLSTEAITCQSIRQVGAIDFAYAKDLGCTIRPIARADVRGGGVLALVGPMLVPLSSPLAWSRGTENMVLLTGHYGGDVVFSGHGAGGNPTAVAVVSDLAAISAGAARRTPDAASASVTGEFELRHYVRFVVKDKPGIVAEIAGAMAAQGINIDSLFQRSGFGKDHLPFVVTTEPCVNSRLKLALSKIAGAGWMAEPPLDLQILEPEPAAVQ, encoded by the coding sequence TTGAAAGTTGCTTTGCTTGGTTTTGGAACCGTTGGCGCTTCTGTGGCGCGCATTCTCAATGAGCGTGCTTCGGCAGACCTTACCCTGACGCATGTCTTCAATCGCAATGTGAGCCGCAAGCGTGTGGACTGGCTGCCAGGCGTCACCTGGACCGAAGACCCCGAGCAGATTTTTGCCTCGGAGGCCGACATCATCATGGAACTGGTCGGCGGTCTCGACCCCGCCGGAGCGTGGGTGCGCCGCGCGCTGTCCTCGGGCAAGTCGGTCGTCACGGCCAATAAAAAGCTCATCGCCGCGCAGGGAATCGAACTCGAAGCTCTTGCCCGCCAGCATGGCGTGCATCTGCTCTACGGCGCGGCTGTCGCCGGAGGCATTCCTGTCATTCCCGGCCTCCTGTCCGGCCTCGCCGGCGATCGTGTCGTTCGGCTGGAGGGTATTCTCAACGGAACCTCCAACTTCATCCTCAGCCGCATGGAAGGGGGCGCGGAGTACGCCGACGAATTGGCCGAGGCCCAGCGTCGTGGCTATGCCGAGGCTGATCCCACAGAAGACGTGGATGGCTTCGACGCGCGCGCCAAGCTGGTGATCCTGTCGCGTCTCGCGCTCGGCGTAAACCTGTCTACAGAAGCCATTACCTGCCAAAGCATTCGCCAGGTTGGCGCCATCGACTTCGCCTACGCCAAGGATCTCGGCTGCACCATCCGCCCCATTGCCCGGGCAGACGTGCGCGGCGGCGGCGTTCTCGCGCTCGTTGGCCCAATGCTGGTGCCTCTGAGTTCGCCGCTTGCCTGGTCACGCGGCACTGAGAATATGGTGCTGCTCACCGGTCATTACGGTGGCGATGTTGTTTTCTCTGGCCACGGAGCCGGCGGCAATCCTACCGCCGTGGCGGTAGTCTCTGATCTCGCGGCCATCTCCGCCGGCGCCGCGCGCCGCACTCCCGATGCCGCCTCAGCCAGCGTCACCGGCGAATTCGAACTCCGCCACTATGTTCGCTTCGTCGTCAAAGACAAGCCCGGCATCGTCGCTGAAATCGCCGGAGCCATGGCCGCTCAGGGAATCAACATTGACTCGCTCTTCCAGCGTTCCGGCTTCGGCAAAGACCATCTGCCCTTCGTCGTCACCACGGAGCCATGCGTCAACTCGCGCCTCAAACTCGCCCTCAGCAAAATTGCTGGTGCGGGGTGGATGGCCGAACCGCCCCTCGATCTGCAGATCCTTGAGCCGGAACCCGCAGCCGTCCAGTAG
- a CDS encoding metal/formaldehyde-sensitive transcriptional repressor, whose product MTQRDKEKQKLIARIKRIRGQVDSIERLLTADDDCADILMLLANIRGGINGLMAEVLEDHIRHHLGEGSPELTAELSEDLIDLVRAYLK is encoded by the coding sequence ATGACCCAACGCGACAAGGAAAAGCAGAAGCTGATTGCCCGCATCAAGCGCATCCGCGGGCAGGTGGATTCCATCGAACGTTTGCTGACCGCCGACGATGACTGCGCAGACATTCTCATGCTGCTGGCAAACATCCGCGGCGGAATCAATGGGTTGATGGCCGAGGTGCTCGAAGATCACATTCGGCATCATCTCGGCGAAGGTTCGCCTGAGTTGACTGCCGAACTTTCAGAGGACTTGATCGACCTGGTACGCGCCTACTTGAAGTAG
- the mtnA gene encoding S-methyl-5-thioribose-1-phosphate isomerase: MIPTLTWTEKGVEFLDQTRLPLEETYVLATTYQEVADVITTMVVRGAPAIGVSAAMGVALGVKQSPATTVADLTPEFEQICRVLAATRPTAVNLFWAIARMREVYQKLSAKPGISIPEIREILIAEANKMYEEDIASCREMGKNGAELLPRSGGVLTHCNAGALATCGYGTALGVIRAAVEAGAEIQVYADETRPFLQGARLTAWELLHDNIPTTVICDNMAASMMRRGKIQAVVVGADRIAANGDVANKIGTYGVAVLAKEHGIPFYVAAPWSTIDMETPTGDTIPIEERPAVEVTHHGGKQLTPEGAGIENPAFDVTTAQYVTAIITERGVLRAPYPESLAELAATPAGA; this comes from the coding sequence ATGATTCCTACCCTCACCTGGACCGAAAAAGGGGTCGAGTTTCTCGACCAGACCCGTCTTCCCCTGGAAGAAACCTACGTACTTGCAACGACTTATCAAGAAGTTGCAGATGTCATCACCACCATGGTGGTGAGGGGCGCACCTGCGATTGGCGTTTCTGCCGCCATGGGCGTGGCTCTGGGCGTGAAACAGAGCCCAGCCACCACGGTGGCCGACTTGACGCCAGAGTTTGAGCAAATCTGCCGCGTGCTTGCGGCTACCCGTCCGACGGCCGTGAATCTCTTCTGGGCCATTGCGCGCATGCGAGAGGTTTATCAAAAGCTTTCGGCTAAACCGGGCATTTCCATCCCGGAGATTCGAGAAATTCTGATTGCCGAAGCGAACAAGATGTATGAGGAAGACATCGCCTCGTGCCGTGAGATGGGGAAAAACGGAGCTGAGTTACTTCCCCGCTCCGGAGGCGTGCTGACGCATTGCAATGCCGGCGCTCTGGCGACCTGCGGCTACGGGACGGCGCTGGGCGTGATTCGCGCGGCTGTCGAGGCCGGAGCCGAGATTCAGGTTTACGCCGACGAGACGCGTCCGTTTTTGCAGGGAGCGCGTTTGACCGCATGGGAACTGCTGCACGACAACATTCCGACCACGGTAATTTGCGACAACATGGCTGCCAGCATGATGCGTCGCGGCAAGATTCAGGCCGTGGTGGTTGGCGCGGATCGCATTGCGGCCAACGGTGATGTCGCCAACAAGATCGGCACCTACGGCGTGGCGGTGCTGGCTAAAGAGCACGGCATTCCGTTTTATGTGGCGGCCCCTTGGTCAACGATCGATATGGAGACGCCGACAGGCGACACGATTCCGATTGAAGAACGCCCGGCGGTAGAAGTAACGCACCACGGCGGCAAGCAGCTTACGCCGGAGGGCGCGGGAATCGAGAATCCGGCGTTTGATGTGACTACTGCCCAATACGTAACCGCGATCATTACAGAACGCGGCGTGCTGCGTGCCCCTTATCCGGAATCACTGGCCGAGTTGGCTGCAACCCCGGCGGGAGCCTAG
- a CDS encoding YkgJ family cysteine cluster protein, with product MRNRYAAVMGSDAELLQIVDAATAEAAQKSGDWLACRPGCTQCCVGVFAISQLDAERLRHGLTALAEVDTERAGAVRERVRRSLERIAEDFPGDVETGVLAEEDEGFEERFAEYANDEVCPVLDPETGLCDLYVARPMTCRTFGPPVESADGLAVCELCFVGAPEDEVARCAVSLEHAGAMEETLTREAESRSHQAGPTLVAFALRKT from the coding sequence ATGCGAAACCGCTATGCTGCCGTCATGGGATCGGATGCGGAACTGCTTCAGATTGTGGATGCGGCGACGGCTGAGGCCGCGCAAAAGTCTGGCGACTGGCTGGCTTGCAGACCGGGATGCACGCAATGTTGCGTGGGCGTCTTTGCGATTTCGCAACTGGATGCGGAGAGATTGCGGCATGGATTGACGGCGCTGGCAGAGGTGGATACCGAACGAGCCGGGGCGGTGCGCGAGCGGGTGCGGAGATCGCTGGAACGGATCGCGGAAGATTTTCCTGGAGACGTGGAGACAGGCGTTCTGGCGGAAGAGGATGAGGGCTTTGAAGAGCGCTTCGCCGAATATGCCAATGACGAAGTATGCCCGGTGCTGGACCCGGAAACGGGACTCTGCGACCTGTACGTGGCTCGGCCGATGACCTGCCGTACCTTTGGGCCTCCTGTAGAAAGCGCTGATGGGCTTGCAGTGTGCGAGTTGTGCTTTGTGGGCGCGCCGGAAGACGAAGTGGCCCGATGCGCGGTGTCACTGGAGCATGCCGGAGCCATGGAAGAGACACTGACCCGGGAAGCAGAATCAAGAAGCCATCAAGCTGGGCCGACCCTGGTGGCCTTTGCTCTCAGGAAAACTTGA
- a CDS encoding LacI family DNA-binding transcriptional regulator, whose product MPRPKKSANPSSLQSEVPNKPISLRTLGEYLDLSPATISLVLNNAPGVRSIPQETRDRVVAAAKKFDYRPSFYARSLRGQRSFLIGVLVPELSDGYSVHILDGMEEILMEEGYFYLTASHRRKADLIEEYPRLLMDRSVEGFLVIDTALQHSLPLPAIAVPGHRNIPGVTNIVLDHRRAAELSLRHLHQLGHRRIAFMRGRPSSSDAEDRWNSLMAVSRELGIEVLPELTMQVENTTSTPELGFPITNELLQRTRKFTAIIAFNDLAAVGSIRALRNHGLRVPEDVSVVGFDDFEAAAYYNPSLTTIRQPLRQMGYMAARLLLAKIRGEKELPPEVPIVPELIIRESTLPPPSASTRKR is encoded by the coding sequence ATGCCTCGACCCAAGAAGTCCGCCAATCCGTCCTCCTTGCAGAGTGAGGTACCGAATAAGCCCATCAGCCTTCGGACACTCGGCGAATATCTCGACCTCTCGCCTGCCACCATTTCGCTGGTGCTGAACAACGCGCCGGGGGTGCGCTCGATTCCGCAGGAGACGCGCGACCGCGTGGTGGCAGCGGCGAAGAAGTTCGATTACCGGCCCAGTTTTTATGCGCGGTCACTGCGCGGGCAGCGAAGTTTTCTGATCGGCGTGCTGGTGCCGGAGCTGAGCGACGGATATTCGGTGCACATTCTGGACGGCATGGAAGAGATTCTGATGGAGGAAGGCTACTTCTATCTGACGGCCAGCCATCGGCGCAAAGCGGATTTGATCGAAGAGTATCCGAGGCTGCTGATGGACCGCTCAGTCGAGGGCTTTCTGGTGATCGACACGGCGCTGCAGCACAGCCTGCCGCTGCCAGCGATTGCGGTACCGGGTCACCGGAATATTCCCGGGGTGACGAATATCGTGCTGGATCACCGTCGCGCGGCGGAGCTTTCGCTGCGGCATCTGCACCAACTCGGGCATCGGCGCATCGCCTTTATGCGTGGGCGGCCGAGCAGCTCAGACGCGGAAGACCGCTGGAACAGCCTGATGGCGGTAAGCCGCGAGTTAGGCATTGAAGTTTTGCCGGAGCTGACGATGCAGGTGGAGAATACGACTTCGACGCCGGAGCTGGGCTTCCCTATTACGAATGAATTGCTGCAGAGAACGCGCAAGTTCACAGCCATCATCGCCTTTAACGATCTTGCCGCGGTGGGGTCGATTCGTGCGCTGCGCAACCATGGATTGCGCGTGCCGGAGGATGTGTCAGTGGTAGGCTTTGATGACTTTGAGGCCGCCGCGTACTACAACCCGAGCCTGACGACGATTCGCCAGCCGCTGCGGCAGATGGGTTATATGGCCGCTCGACTGCTTCTGGCGAAGATTCGCGGCGAAAAAGAACTGCCGCCCGAGGTGCCGATTGTGCCGGAGTTGATTATTCGCGAATCGACGCTGCCTCCACCTTCTGCCAGCACGCGGAAGCGATAG
- a CDS encoding gluconokinase — translation MILIVMGVSGAGKSTIAEALVKATGWQFAEGDDYHSDANRKKMHSGTPLTDEDRAPWLASLHEVLESWARRDESGIMTCSALKQTYRDTLAKGLPEGSYHFVLLEVPRAELQKRLEHRAGHFMSPELLDSQLATLEEPKDALRIQAEGSPDEIAGKILAQIRSL, via the coding sequence ATGATCCTGATCGTGATGGGCGTGAGTGGCGCTGGAAAATCGACCATCGCCGAAGCCCTGGTGAAGGCCACGGGATGGCAATTTGCCGAAGGCGACGACTATCACAGCGACGCGAACCGGAAGAAGATGCACAGCGGCACTCCGCTGACCGACGAGGACCGGGCACCATGGCTGGCCTCGCTGCATGAAGTGCTGGAGAGTTGGGCGAGGCGAGACGAGAGTGGCATTATGACCTGCTCGGCCTTGAAGCAGACGTACCGCGACACACTGGCGAAGGGGCTGCCGGAGGGCAGCTATCACTTTGTGTTGCTGGAAGTGCCGCGCGCCGAGTTACAGAAGCGCCTGGAGCATCGCGCTGGGCACTTCATGAGTCCGGAACTGCTGGATAGCCAGCTTGCAACGCTGGAAGAGCCTAAGGATGCACTGCGCATCCAGGCCGAAGGTTCGCCAGATGAAATCGCGGGCAAAATTCTGGCGCAAATTCGTTCGCTGTGA